In one window of Acidobacteriota bacterium DNA:
- a CDS encoding TolC family protein: MNTRKTALLTAILLAASVGLVTAAELEVSALPAQVESLPVTEGDVLKLDLIGAYQLALARNLNLHVGRYDMAIANANVRGSGGIFDPTLWADLGFDSTKAPTSTILEGANVAVSDNMGFGIGVNQLLPSGTELEASWLSNRGKTNSEFYFLNPRWDARLNFSLTQPLLNGFGTTATRYQIIIEENLRDQTAVAFEVDIIQLLADVELAYWELVATRQAIAVTEQSLELAERLLEETRQRVEVGTSAPIDMVQSEATVATRRQELIYAENAASNAEDNLKGLLGFDLPHEWQVRIETTDSYNVEPIRPELEESIEIALQKRPAIIRQELEMERLNTNVKVARNRALARLDLTGSYGWGGVSGTGTVEDPDTGEPITIREGWGDAASQVFDFDFPRWTLGLNFSVPMGNHRAKEQLAAARYQRDRSGAQLAALKQEITRQVRFAVRALEDGAAAIDAAVASSRLAVRNLEAEQTKFANGLSTNFQVSEIQDALASARFAEIQARVGYRKAMATYFASTGTFLEAKNVVITDDEASESVHDYWEDVEWLQFTDFKGEEEVPMPLSPSEMEAN; this comes from the coding sequence GTGAACACCAGGAAAACAGCTCTTCTCACTGCCATACTGCTTGCCGCATCCGTCGGGTTGGTCACCGCCGCCGAACTCGAAGTCTCCGCGTTGCCGGCGCAGGTCGAAAGCCTGCCGGTGACCGAGGGAGACGTCCTCAAGCTCGATCTCATAGGCGCCTACCAGCTTGCCCTTGCTCGCAATCTGAACCTCCACGTGGGGCGGTACGACATGGCCATCGCCAACGCCAACGTGCGCGGTTCGGGCGGGATATTCGATCCGACCTTGTGGGCCGACCTCGGATTCGATTCGACCAAGGCGCCGACGTCAACCATTCTCGAGGGTGCAAACGTCGCAGTAAGCGACAACATGGGTTTCGGTATCGGCGTCAATCAGCTCCTTCCCAGCGGCACCGAGCTCGAGGCATCGTGGTTGTCCAATCGCGGCAAGACCAACTCGGAGTTCTACTTCCTCAATCCACGCTGGGATGCTCGGCTCAATTTCTCGTTGACCCAGCCCCTGCTCAACGGATTCGGTACCACCGCCACCCGTTACCAGATCATCATCGAGGAGAATCTTCGCGACCAGACCGCGGTTGCTTTCGAGGTCGACATCATTCAACTCCTGGCCGACGTCGAGCTCGCATACTGGGAGCTGGTGGCCACCCGGCAGGCAATCGCGGTCACCGAGCAGTCACTCGAACTCGCCGAACGCCTCCTGGAGGAAACTCGGCAACGAGTCGAGGTCGGCACTTCGGCTCCGATCGACATGGTCCAGTCCGAGGCCACGGTCGCGACCCGCCGGCAGGAGCTCATCTACGCCGAGAATGCGGCCTCAAACGCCGAAGACAACCTCAAGGGTCTGCTCGGCTTCGACCTGCCACACGAGTGGCAGGTTCGGATCGAGACCACCGATTCCTACAACGTCGAACCGATCCGCCCCGAACTCGAGGAGTCGATCGAGATCGCCCTCCAGAAGCGTCCAGCCATCATCCGGCAGGAGCTCGAGATGGAGCGCCTCAACACGAACGTCAAGGTCGCGCGGAACCGAGCCCTCGCGCGCCTCGACCTGACCGGATCCTACGGTTGGGGGGGCGTCAGCGGCACGGGGACGGTCGAGGATCCCGACACCGGAGAGCCGATCACCATTCGCGAGGGTTGGGGCGATGCCGCGAGCCAGGTCTTCGACTTCGATTTCCCGAGGTGGACCCTCGGTCTGAATTTCTCGGTACCGATGGGTAATCACCGGGCCAAGGAGCAGCTCGCGGCGGCACGCTATCAACGTGACCGCTCGGGCGCTCAGCTCGCCGCCCTCAAGCAGGAGATCACCCGCCAGGTCAGGTTCGCGGTACGCGCGCTCGAGGACGGAGCCGCCGCCATCGATGCCGCCGTCGCATCGAGCCGCCTCGCGGTCCGGAATCTCGAGGCCGAACAGACCAAGTTCGCCAATGGCCTTTCGACCAACTTTCAGGTATCAGAGATTCAGGACGCGTTAGCCTCTGCCCGGTTTGCCGAGATCCAGGCGAGGGTCGGATACCGCAAGGCGATGGCTACCTATTTCGCCTCCACCGGAACCTTCCTCGAGGCAAAGAATGTCGTGATAACCGACGACGAGGCGTCGGAATCCGTGCACGATTACTGGGAGGATGTCGAGTGGCTTCAGTTCACCGACTTCAAAGGGGAGGAAGAGGTGCCGATGCCGCTCTCACCGTCTGAAATGGAAGCGAACTGA
- the priA gene encoding primosomal protein N' codes for MFAKVAIPKSAPDALTYSIPDDLVPFAVPGVRVRVPLRKKIVTGVLVEVSPTADIASDIVRPLHEVVDQQSLLPGHLFHVADFISSYYRSPLGDTLAAMLPAGLLRSDGEIARLTPAGAGTDPEALSGKRGKVLSVLQSTAKIGVPALLARAGAVSRGPLDALVEAGLATVRSSRRDRSPEAEVTAVKLPDTPIEELLERCSRAPRRREILEWLAEQGRPALASEVCGAVGCSPSTLRAMDSAGLLLRFRQPAPRKPRWVLKPTDTRHRLTAEQQLVVDAVGATVNAGEYAPFLLEGITGSGKTEVYLRCLEQVLERGQSGLVLVPEIGLTPAASGAVERRFGSQAAILHSALSEGERWREWKRIRDGRARIVVGPRSAIFAPFDNLGLIVVDEEHDAAYKQQETPRYHARDLSLVTAQHLGVPVILCSATPSVESSALVERGLARHLRLTRRVAGGQLPEVELVDLRGEPPEPGEQGRTLFSRRLRELLEETVERGEQAILLMQRRGWAPILLCRDCGHRIECPSCSVSLVVHRRSGDLRCHYCDHQAASPHQCPSCAGKLLDAVGAGTEKVAHHLDRLFPGVTSAILDRDTVRRRSGLQETLGAFASGAVQVLIGTQMVAKGHHFPNVTLTGVISADAMLGLPDFRAGERTFQLLTQVAGRSGRGDRPGRVVIQTYYPDHPAVRLACQHDVTTFLEEEILFRRGFDYPPVTRLALVRFEAANERLCRTAAEAAAAVISPLPDRVRLRGPAPAPLERIRNQWRWQLLISAANRELLRGVLEKTETLKVPRNVRRVIDVDPASTL; via the coding sequence GTGTTCGCCAAGGTCGCCATCCCGAAGAGCGCTCCGGATGCGCTCACCTACTCCATCCCGGACGATCTCGTGCCATTTGCGGTGCCCGGCGTGAGGGTTCGGGTACCTCTGCGAAAGAAGATCGTCACTGGAGTGCTGGTCGAGGTCTCACCTACCGCGGACATAGCTTCGGATATCGTACGACCACTGCACGAGGTCGTCGACCAGCAATCGTTGCTGCCGGGCCATCTGTTCCACGTCGCCGACTTCATCTCCAGCTACTATCGCAGCCCTCTCGGCGACACCCTCGCCGCAATGCTCCCCGCCGGCCTGCTGCGGTCAGACGGGGAGATCGCCAGGCTGACGCCAGCCGGCGCCGGGACGGACCCGGAGGCCCTTTCGGGCAAGAGAGGCAAGGTCCTCTCCGTGCTCCAATCGACCGCCAAGATCGGCGTCCCGGCCCTTCTCGCACGCGCCGGAGCCGTGAGCCGCGGCCCCCTCGATGCTCTGGTCGAGGCTGGTCTCGCGACCGTCCGAAGCAGCCGTCGGGATCGGTCACCCGAAGCGGAAGTCACCGCCGTCAAACTGCCCGACACGCCTATCGAAGAGCTGCTCGAGCGATGCAGTAGGGCGCCACGCCGCCGCGAAATTCTCGAGTGGCTGGCCGAGCAGGGCCGTCCTGCGCTTGCTTCCGAGGTCTGCGGCGCGGTCGGTTGTTCACCTTCGACCCTGCGTGCGATGGACTCCGCGGGCCTCCTTCTTCGTTTCCGGCAGCCGGCTCCGAGAAAACCGCGCTGGGTTCTCAAACCCACGGACACGCGCCATCGCTTGACTGCTGAGCAACAGCTCGTCGTCGACGCGGTGGGCGCGACCGTGAATGCCGGAGAGTACGCACCGTTTCTCCTCGAAGGAATTACCGGATCGGGTAAGACAGAGGTTTATCTGCGGTGCCTCGAACAGGTTTTGGAACGCGGCCAGAGCGGCCTCGTTCTGGTACCGGAGATTGGCCTGACCCCGGCTGCGTCGGGCGCGGTCGAACGGCGATTCGGCTCACAAGCCGCGATCCTTCACTCTGCGCTCTCGGAGGGCGAGAGGTGGAGGGAGTGGAAGAGGATCAGGGACGGGCGGGCCAGGATCGTGGTCGGCCCGCGGTCCGCCATCTTCGCCCCGTTCGACAACCTCGGTCTGATCGTTGTCGACGAGGAGCACGACGCCGCCTACAAACAACAGGAAACACCTCGCTACCACGCGCGCGACCTTTCGCTGGTGACCGCACAACATCTCGGCGTGCCGGTGATTCTGTGCTCGGCCACGCCGTCCGTCGAGTCTTCGGCACTGGTCGAGAGAGGCCTTGCCCGACACCTCAGATTGACCCGGCGGGTGGCGGGCGGCCAGCTCCCAGAGGTCGAACTGGTGGACCTTCGAGGCGAGCCTCCGGAGCCTGGAGAACAGGGCCGCACGCTGTTTTCACGCCGACTGCGCGAGCTGCTCGAGGAAACTGTCGAGCGAGGCGAGCAGGCAATCCTGTTGATGCAGCGCCGTGGCTGGGCGCCGATTCTGCTCTGCCGCGATTGCGGCCATCGTATCGAATGCCCTTCGTGTTCGGTGTCGCTCGTGGTCCATCGTCGGTCGGGCGACCTCCGATGTCATTATTGTGATCACCAAGCCGCGTCGCCACACCAATGCCCGTCGTGCGCAGGAAAGCTCCTGGACGCGGTCGGGGCCGGCACCGAAAAGGTCGCCCACCACCTTGATCGCCTCTTTCCCGGAGTGACCAGTGCGATCCTCGACCGGGACACGGTGCGACGTCGGTCCGGGCTCCAGGAGACGCTTGGCGCGTTCGCTTCGGGAGCGGTTCAAGTCCTCATCGGCACCCAGATGGTCGCCAAGGGTCATCACTTTCCAAATGTCACCCTGACTGGTGTCATTTCGGCCGACGCCATGCTCGGGCTGCCGGATTTTCGCGCCGGCGAACGCACGTTTCAGCTCCTCACCCAGGTCGCGGGCCGTTCGGGCCGTGGTGATCGGCCCGGGAGAGTCGTGATCCAGACCTACTACCCGGATCATCCTGCAGTTCGCCTCGCCTGCCAACACGATGTGACGACGTTTCTGGAGGAAGAAATCCTCTTCAGACGCGGGTTCGACTACCCACCCGTGACCCGTCTCGCACTGGTGCGGTTCGAAGCCGCCAATGAACGCCTCTGCAGGACCGCGGCGGAGGCCGCAGCAGCAGTCATCTCACCGCTCCCTGACCGCGTACGGCTCCGCGGGCCTGCTCCCGCCCCTCTGGAACGCATCCGAAACCAGTGGCGCTGGCAGCTCCTGATCTCCGCCGCCAACCGAGAGCTGCTGCGCGGAGTTCTGGAGAAGACCGAGACTCTGAAGGTGCCGAGGAATGTGCGGCGGGTGATCGACGTTGATCCGGCATCAACGCTGTAA
- a CDS encoding MGMT family protein, with translation MGVKRVHGDIEGERLNSQQEVFELVRRIPRGRVMTYGQISEVMASRLSPRAVGWMMHRCPDGIPWQRVVNASGGCSTDRLADFPKGLQRSLLEEEGVEFRANGTLDLEVYRWWPARSGDDE, from the coding sequence ATGGGTGTGAAAAGAGTCCACGGCGACATCGAGGGCGAGCGCCTGAATTCTCAGCAGGAAGTCTTCGAGCTGGTGCGACGCATCCCCCGCGGGCGGGTCATGACCTACGGACAGATCTCGGAGGTGATGGCGAGCCGGTTGTCGCCGCGTGCGGTCGGTTGGATGATGCACCGCTGCCCCGACGGCATCCCCTGGCAGCGAGTCGTGAACGCCTCCGGTGGCTGCTCCACCGATCGATTGGCGGACTTCCCCAAGGGACTGCAGCGGTCGCTGCTGGAGGAGGAAGGAGTCGAGTTTCGCGCCAACGGCACCCTCGACCTCGAAGTTTACCGCTGGTGGCCAGCCCGTTCGGGTGATGACGAATAA
- a CDS encoding SLC13 family permease, translating into MTNNGLSVSVVGRVVGPLVFLILMLTSGGDLSSDGKRVVAVVLWMAVWWMTEAAPLAVTAMLPLVLFPLLGVRGVRDVAPNYSDQMVFLFLGGFILALAVESSGLHRRFALAILDTVGASPRRLVWGFLLATALLSMWLSNTATTLMMLPIAAGVASRLDSEKAPIRLMLAVAYGASIGGIGTLVGTPPNLVLAGMAPNLSPDLQPLTFGGWMLFGVPFVMLFLPVVGLQLGRGLAGGGGRDPNLAAERAALGPISTVERRVAVLFGVTAFSWVTRAGLDFGFVSIPGWSDVLEGWGVIPDAGLLTDAVPAIAAAILATLLPSGAGNGKRMLTWDDIQKGVPWGVLLLFGGGFAIADAVRAAEVDQWLAGRLQDLSVFPLPLVILAVCLITTSATELTSNTATATLLMPVMAALASVLGVHPYLLMVPATVSASCAFMLPVATPPNAIVIGSGMVSARDFFREGIWLNLAGAILTTLAVLTLGRFVLPLG; encoded by the coding sequence ATGACGAATAACGGTCTATCCGTTTCGGTCGTGGGCCGGGTCGTCGGTCCGCTCGTGTTCCTGATCCTGATGCTGACCTCCGGCGGCGATCTCTCGAGCGACGGGAAACGGGTCGTCGCGGTCGTTCTCTGGATGGCCGTGTGGTGGATGACCGAGGCCGCGCCGCTGGCGGTGACCGCGATGTTACCTCTGGTGCTGTTTCCGCTGCTCGGCGTTCGCGGCGTTCGCGATGTGGCGCCGAACTACTCCGATCAAATGGTCTTCCTCTTCCTGGGGGGGTTCATCCTCGCTCTGGCTGTCGAAAGCTCCGGGCTTCATCGGAGGTTTGCCCTAGCGATTCTGGACACCGTCGGTGCGTCGCCGAGGCGGCTGGTGTGGGGATTCCTGCTCGCTACGGCCCTGCTTTCGATGTGGCTTTCGAACACTGCGACGACGCTGATGATGCTGCCGATCGCGGCTGGGGTGGCCTCGAGGCTGGATAGTGAAAAAGCGCCGATTCGGCTCATGCTGGCGGTCGCCTACGGCGCCTCGATCGGTGGCATCGGGACCCTGGTCGGCACGCCGCCGAACCTGGTGTTGGCGGGCATGGCGCCGAATTTGTCACCAGACCTCCAACCGTTGACCTTCGGCGGCTGGATGCTCTTCGGTGTGCCGTTTGTCATGCTCTTCCTGCCGGTTGTCGGCCTTCAACTCGGACGTGGTTTGGCTGGGGGCGGCGGCCGCGATCCCAACTTGGCCGCCGAACGTGCGGCTCTCGGCCCGATATCCACGGTCGAGCGCCGCGTCGCCGTACTGTTCGGGGTCACGGCATTTTCGTGGGTGACGCGCGCAGGCCTGGACTTCGGCTTCGTCTCGATCCCGGGCTGGAGCGACGTGCTGGAGGGCTGGGGCGTGATCCCCGATGCCGGTCTTCTGACCGATGCCGTGCCGGCAATTGCTGCGGCCATACTGGCGACTCTGTTGCCGTCAGGGGCGGGCAACGGAAAGCGAATGCTGACCTGGGACGATATTCAGAAGGGCGTGCCGTGGGGGGTACTGCTGCTCTTTGGTGGTGGTTTCGCGATTGCCGATGCAGTGCGCGCGGCCGAGGTCGACCAGTGGCTCGCCGGCAGGCTGCAGGATCTGTCGGTCTTTCCGCTCCCTCTGGTGATCCTCGCCGTCTGTCTGATCACCACCAGCGCCACCGAGCTCACCTCGAACACGGCGACCGCCACCCTCCTGATGCCGGTCATGGCGGCCCTGGCCAGCGTCCTCGGGGTCCATCCCTATCTGCTGATGGTTCCGGCGACGGTGTCTGCTTCGTGCGCCTTCATGCTGCCGGTCGCGACCCCCCCCAACGCCATCGTCATCGGCTCGGGCATGGTGTCCGCGCGCGATTTCTTCCGCGAGGGGATCTGGCTCAACCTCGCTGGAGCGATTCTCACCACGCTGGCCGTCCTGACTCTTGGCCGATTCGTCCTGCCGCTTGGATAG
- a CDS encoding menaquinone biosynthesis protein has product MPSRFTIAAVSFLNARPLIEGLDEEPGIRLFTDVPSRLLETLLEDRASVALCPVIDFQLSPTELSIVPAGAIGSDGPTLTVRVFSRVPMDEVAHVQTDGDSHTSVALLKVVFDEMYQRFPSVDTLVSTDVNGSASPPETVLLIGDKVVRNRPNPELYPFELDLGAAWKQITGLPFVFACWLARAGNDLGNHPEVLVRCRDRNRSRIDEIAASHALESGWSEQLAVEYLCSILQYDLGPREFAAIELFWRRCHELGLTDRLRPLSLYDNSQF; this is encoded by the coding sequence GTGCCGTCCAGGTTCACGATTGCAGCTGTGAGCTTCCTCAATGCGAGGCCGTTGATCGAAGGTCTTGACGAAGAGCCCGGGATTCGCCTCTTTACCGACGTACCGAGCCGCCTTCTCGAGACCCTGCTCGAGGATCGCGCGTCAGTCGCCCTCTGCCCGGTGATCGATTTCCAGCTCTCACCGACCGAGCTCTCGATCGTTCCGGCGGGAGCTATCGGCTCCGATGGTCCGACTCTGACCGTCAGGGTCTTCAGCCGGGTGCCGATGGACGAGGTCGCGCACGTCCAGACCGACGGTGACAGCCACACTTCGGTTGCCCTGCTGAAGGTTGTTTTCGATGAGATGTACCAACGATTTCCGTCCGTAGACACCCTCGTATCAACCGATGTCAACGGCTCGGCGTCGCCGCCCGAAACCGTCCTGTTGATCGGCGACAAGGTGGTCCGAAACCGGCCAAACCCAGAGCTGTACCCCTTCGAGCTCGACCTCGGGGCGGCATGGAAGCAGATCACCGGGCTGCCGTTCGTCTTTGCCTGTTGGCTCGCCCGCGCCGGCAACGACCTCGGAAATCACCCCGAAGTGCTCGTCCGATGTCGAGATCGCAACCGAAGCCGCATCGACGAGATCGCCGCGTCTCATGCACTGGAGTCCGGCTGGTCCGAGCAGCTCGCTGTCGAGTATCTGTGCAGCATCCTCCAATACGATCTCGGACCACGCGAGTTCGCGGCGATCGAGCTCTTTTGGCGGCGCTGTCACGAACTCGGTCTAACGGATCGCCTGCGCCCGCTCAGTCTTTACGACAATTCGCAATTCTGA